The Geothermobacter ehrlichii genome has a segment encoding these proteins:
- the murA gene encoding UDP-N-acetylglucosamine 1-carboxyvinyltransferase, whose protein sequence is MDQIEIRGGQRLCGEIDVSGAKNAALPLLFATLLASGESRLDNVPRLRDCDTVERLLAIFGARVDRNNGTFRVDTRDLASIEAPYELVRTMRASVLALGPLTARFGRARVSLPGGCAIGARPIDLHLKGLAAMGAEIDLDQGYVETRAKRLVGARIYLDLPTVTGTENLMMAAALARGETVLENAAREPEIVDLAEALNKMGALVEGAGSDTIHIQGADDLAPYEHATMPDRIEAGTFLVAGAITGGDVLVRGARPEHLEALLAKLREAGARITEEESGIRVRGPKRPRPVSIVTSPHPGFPTDMQAQFMALMCLADGSSLISEHVFENRFMHVCELQRMGADISIAGHTATVRGVNALKGAPVMATDLRASASLVLAGLAAEGVTTISRIYHLDRGYEHIEEKLAGLGAQIRRLRE, encoded by the coding sequence ATGGACCAGATCGAAATCAGGGGTGGACAGAGGCTGTGCGGCGAGATCGACGTCAGCGGTGCCAAGAACGCGGCGCTGCCGTTGCTCTTTGCCACCCTGCTGGCTTCGGGGGAGAGCCGCCTGGACAACGTGCCGCGGCTGCGCGACTGCGATACCGTCGAGCGGCTGCTCGCCATCTTCGGCGCCCGCGTCGACCGCAATAACGGCACCTTTCGCGTCGACACCCGCGACCTGGCCTCGATCGAGGCCCCCTACGAGCTGGTGCGCACCATGCGCGCCTCGGTTCTGGCTCTTGGACCGCTGACCGCCCGCTTCGGCCGGGCGCGGGTCTCCCTGCCGGGGGGATGCGCCATCGGCGCCCGCCCCATCGATTTGCACCTGAAGGGTCTTGCGGCCATGGGCGCCGAGATAGACCTCGACCAGGGGTATGTCGAAACCCGCGCCAAGCGGTTGGTTGGCGCCCGCATCTATCTCGATCTGCCGACGGTGACCGGTACCGAAAACCTGATGATGGCTGCCGCGCTGGCCCGGGGGGAAACAGTGCTGGAGAACGCCGCCCGCGAACCGGAGATCGTCGACCTGGCCGAAGCGCTCAACAAGATGGGAGCCCTGGTCGAGGGGGCCGGCAGCGACACCATCCATATCCAGGGGGCGGACGATCTGGCTCCCTACGAGCACGCCACCATGCCCGACCGCATCGAGGCCGGCACCTTTCTGGTCGCCGGCGCCATCACCGGCGGCGACGTGCTGGTGCGCGGGGCGCGGCCGGAACATCTCGAGGCCCTGCTGGCCAAGCTGCGCGAGGCCGGGGCGCGGATCACCGAGGAGGAATCGGGCATCCGCGTCCGGGGACCGAAGCGACCGCGGCCGGTTTCGATCGTCACCAGTCCCCACCCGGGATTCCCGACCGACATGCAGGCCCAGTTCATGGCCCTGATGTGCCTGGCCGACGGCAGCAGCCTGATCAGCGAGCATGTCTTCGAAAACCGCTTCATGCATGTCTGCGAACTGCAGCGCATGGGCGCCGACATCAGCATCGCCGGCCACACGGCGACGGTGCGGGGAGTCAATGCCCTCAAGGGGGCGCCGGTGATGGCCACCGACCTGCGGGCCAGCGCCTCGCTGGTGCTGGCCGGCCTGGCGGCCGAGGGGGTGACGACCATCTCCCGCATCTACCATCTTGACCGCGGCTACGAGCATATCGAGGAGAAGCTGGCCGGACTGGGGGCGCAGATCCGCCGGCTGCGGGAGTAG
- the prmC gene encoding peptide chain release factor N(5)-glutamine methyltransferase, whose translation MAEVWTLLRVLQWTAEHLRSKGVDNGRLDAELMLADLLDLDRVGLYLNFDRPLQADELARFRERVKRRAAREPLQYILGRAEFWSLTLHVEPGVLIPRPDTEVLVEEALKRMPQEAAALLDVGTGSGCIALALLHERSDWRALGVDLSPAALRVARCNAEELGLSERFELRRGRLEELPAGPWPLIVSNPPYIPRADLAGLMPEVRDFEPVGALDGGPDGLDAYRALTRQTDRLTAGGWLLVEVGIGQAEAVRELFAEAGLTELFIRDDYAGVPRVVGGRHAGSAD comes from the coding sequence TTGGCCGAGGTCTGGACCCTGTTGCGTGTGCTGCAGTGGACCGCGGAGCACCTGCGGAGCAAGGGCGTCGACAACGGCCGTCTCGACGCCGAACTGATGCTGGCCGATCTGCTCGATCTCGACCGGGTCGGGCTCTACCTCAACTTCGACCGGCCGCTGCAGGCGGACGAGCTGGCCCGGTTTCGCGAGCGGGTGAAACGGCGGGCGGCGCGCGAGCCGCTGCAGTACATCCTCGGTCGGGCCGAATTCTGGTCGCTGACCCTCCATGTCGAACCGGGTGTACTGATACCGCGGCCCGACACCGAGGTGCTGGTCGAGGAGGCCCTGAAGCGGATGCCGCAAGAAGCGGCCGCGCTGCTCGATGTCGGCACCGGCAGCGGCTGCATCGCCCTGGCCCTGCTGCATGAGCGGAGCGACTGGCGGGCGCTGGGTGTCGACCTGTCGCCGGCGGCCCTCCGGGTCGCCCGGTGCAATGCCGAGGAGCTCGGGCTGTCGGAGCGTTTCGAGCTTCGGCGGGGACGTCTCGAAGAACTGCCGGCCGGACCCTGGCCGCTGATTGTCAGCAATCCGCCCTACATTCCGCGGGCTGATCTGGCCGGGTTGATGCCCGAAGTCAGGGATTTCGAACCGGTCGGAGCCCTCGACGGCGGTCCCGACGGTCTTGACGCCTACCGGGCCCTGACCCGGCAGACCGACCGGCTGACTGCCGGCGGCTGGCTGCTGGTTGAGGTCGGCATCGGCCAGGCCGAAGCGGTGCGAGAGCTGTTCGCCGAAGCCGGCCTGACTGAGCTGTTCATCCGCGACGACTATGCCGGCGTGCCGCGCGTCGTCGGCGGGCGGCACGCCGGATCGGCAGATTGA
- the prfA gene encoding peptide chain release factor 1 codes for MFQKLDEVEDRFREVEGLLADPGVMADQKRYLALTREHAELAEIVAAYARYKKVLEELEGNRELLRDEDPDLREMAREEIPALEAEKESLAERLKLLLLPKDPNDDKNVILEIRAGTGGDEAALFAGDLFRMYSRYAERMGWKVELLSASESDIGGFKEVVALISGDRVFSRLKFERGTHRVQRVPETEAQGRIHTSACTVAVLPEAEDVDIEINPADLRIDLFRASGAGGQHVNKTESAVRITHLPTGLVVSCQDEKSQHKNRAKAMKVLQARLYDQMQAEQQARQAADRKSQVGSGDRSERIRTYNFPQGRCTDHRIGLTLYKLDQIMQGELDEVIDALVTHHQAELLAGQEG; via the coding sequence ATGTTTCAAAAGCTGGACGAAGTCGAAGACCGTTTTCGCGAGGTCGAGGGACTGCTGGCCGATCCCGGAGTGATGGCCGATCAGAAGCGCTACCTGGCACTGACCCGGGAACACGCCGAGCTGGCCGAGATCGTCGCCGCCTACGCTCGCTACAAGAAGGTTCTGGAAGAGCTGGAAGGAAACCGCGAGCTGCTGCGGGACGAGGACCCCGATCTGCGGGAGATGGCCCGCGAGGAGATCCCGGCTCTCGAGGCCGAGAAGGAGTCGTTGGCCGAACGGCTGAAGCTGCTGCTGCTGCCCAAGGACCCCAACGACGACAAGAATGTCATCCTGGAGATCCGGGCCGGCACCGGCGGCGACGAGGCCGCCCTGTTCGCCGGCGATCTGTTCCGGATGTACAGCCGCTACGCAGAGCGCATGGGCTGGAAGGTCGAGCTGCTGAGCGCCTCGGAGTCGGATATCGGTGGCTTCAAGGAAGTGGTGGCGCTGATCAGTGGCGACCGGGTCTTCTCCCGGCTCAAGTTCGAGCGGGGAACCCATCGGGTGCAGCGGGTTCCCGAAACCGAGGCTCAGGGACGCATTCATACCTCGGCCTGCACCGTCGCCGTGCTGCCGGAGGCGGAGGACGTCGACATCGAGATCAATCCCGCCGATCTGCGCATCGACCTGTTCCGCGCTTCGGGCGCCGGCGGCCAGCACGTCAACAAGACCGAATCGGCGGTTCGCATCACTCACCTGCCCACCGGCCTGGTCGTCTCCTGCCAGGACGAGAAATCCCAGCACAAGAACCGGGCCAAGGCGATGAAAGTGCTGCAGGCGCGGCTCTACGACCAGATGCAGGCCGAACAGCAGGCCAGGCAGGCGGCAGACCGCAAGTCGCAGGTCGGCAGCGGCGACCGCAGCGAACGGATCCGGACCTACAATTTTCCCCAGGGGCGATGCACCGACCACCGCATCGGCCTGACCCTCTACAAGCTCGACCAGATCATGCAGGGGGAGCTGGACGAGGTGATCGACGCCCTGGTCACCCATCACCAGGCCGAGCTGCTGGCCGGGCAGGAGGGCTGA
- the thyX gene encoding FAD-dependent thymidylate synthase, with protein sequence MRVQLLTYTPYPERACAAAARLCYSAADIDQLMARDEAEQAALLRKIVGLGHFSVLEHASFTFGIEGISRACSHQLVRHRIASFSQQSQRYVASHEGFERVIPESVAADPECRALFEDFMAEAGRVYARLLERGIPAEDARFVLPNAAATKLLLTMNARELRHFFHLRCCRRAQWEIRALATEMLRLVRRVAPVIFGDAGPGCLTGPCPEGAMTCGAIKDVRDEFAKL encoded by the coding sequence ATGCGTGTTCAGTTGTTGACCTATACCCCGTATCCTGAACGGGCCTGTGCTGCCGCCGCCCGCCTCTGCTATTCGGCCGCGGACATCGACCAGCTGATGGCCCGCGACGAGGCCGAGCAGGCGGCACTGCTGCGCAAGATTGTCGGCCTCGGGCATTTTTCCGTTCTCGAGCACGCATCCTTCACCTTTGGCATCGAGGGGATCAGCCGGGCCTGTTCGCACCAGCTGGTGCGGCACCGCATCGCCTCTTTTTCTCAGCAGAGCCAGCGCTACGTCGCCAGCCACGAAGGATTCGAGCGGGTGATTCCCGAATCGGTCGCCGCCGATCCCGAATGCCGGGCGCTGTTCGAGGATTTCATGGCCGAGGCCGGCCGGGTCTATGCCCGCCTGCTGGAGCGCGGCATCCCCGCCGAGGATGCCCGCTTCGTGCTGCCCAACGCCGCCGCCACCAAGCTGCTGTTGACCATGAACGCGCGCGAGCTGCGGCATTTCTTTCATCTGCGCTGCTGCCGGCGGGCCCAGTGGGAAATCCGCGCCCTGGCCACCGAGATGCTGCGGCTGGTCCGCCGGGTGGCGCCGGTCATTTTCGGTGACGCCGGCCCCGGCTGCCTGACCGGCCCCTGTCCGGAAGGGGCCATGACCTGTGGCGCGATCAAGGATGTGCGCGACGAATTCGCCAAACTCTAG
- the rpmE gene encoding 50S ribosomal protein L31 — translation MKEGIHPKYEPVTVKCHCGNTFETRSTKGGDITTEICSACHPFFTGKQKLVDTAGRIERFRKKYGQK, via the coding sequence ATGAAAGAAGGTATCCATCCCAAATACGAACCGGTGACCGTCAAGTGTCACTGCGGCAACACCTTCGAGACCCGGTCGACCAAGGGGGGCGACATCACCACCGAAATCTGCTCGGCCTGTCATCCCTTCTTCACCGGCAAGCAGAAGCTGGTCGACACCGCCGGCCGGATCGAGCGGTTCCGCAAGAAGTACGGCCAGAAATAA
- the rho gene encoding transcription termination factor Rho: MNLKELKEKKITELNAIAKELKIEGASGMRKQDLIFAILNSTAEKNGAIYGEGVLEILPDGFGFLRAPDANYLPGPDDIYVSPSQIRRFNLRTGDTVSGQIRPPKEGERYFALLKVSEVNFEDPQVARDKTLFDNLTPLYPEDRIILETTSDNMSARVIDLVSPIGKGQRGLIVAPPRTGKTMLLQNIANSITSNHPEVYLIVLLIDERPEEVTDMQRSVNGEVISSTFDEPATRHVQVAEMVIEKARRLVEHKRDVVILLDSITRLARAYNTVQPPSGKILSGGVDSNALHKPKRFFGAARNIEEGGSLTIIATALIDTGSKMDEVIFEEFKGTGNMELHLDRRLMDKRTFPCIDINKSGTRREELLVDQATLQRVWLLRKVLSTMNVVDSMEFLLDKLGETDSNQEFLDNMNQ, from the coding sequence ATGAATCTCAAGGAACTGAAAGAAAAGAAAATCACCGAACTCAATGCCATCGCCAAGGAGCTGAAGATCGAGGGCGCTTCCGGCATGCGCAAGCAGGATCTGATCTTCGCCATCCTCAATTCGACAGCGGAGAAGAACGGAGCCATCTATGGCGAAGGGGTCCTGGAAATTCTGCCGGATGGATTCGGCTTTCTTCGCGCTCCGGATGCCAACTACCTGCCCGGCCCGGATGACATCTACGTCTCGCCCTCGCAGATCCGCCGCTTCAACCTTCGTACCGGCGATACCGTCTCCGGCCAGATCCGCCCCCCCAAGGAAGGGGAGCGCTATTTCGCCCTGCTCAAGGTCTCGGAAGTCAATTTCGAGGATCCGCAGGTCGCCCGCGACAAGACCCTGTTCGACAACCTGACCCCCCTCTATCCGGAGGATCGGATCATCCTGGAAACCACCAGCGACAACATGTCGGCCCGGGTCATCGATCTGGTTTCGCCCATCGGCAAGGGGCAGCGCGGTCTCATCGTCGCTCCTCCGCGCACCGGCAAGACCATGCTGCTGCAGAACATCGCCAATTCGATCACCAGCAACCATCCGGAGGTCTACCTCATCGTGCTGCTGATCGATGAGCGCCCGGAAGAGGTGACCGACATGCAGCGCAGCGTCAATGGAGAGGTCATCTCCTCGACTTTCGACGAGCCGGCCACCCGCCACGTGCAGGTTGCCGAAATGGTCATCGAGAAGGCCCGGCGCCTGGTCGAGCACAAGCGCGACGTGGTGATCCTGCTCGATTCGATCACCCGCCTGGCGCGGGCCTACAACACGGTGCAGCCGCCGTCCGGCAAGATTCTCTCCGGCGGGGTCGACTCCAACGCCCTGCACAAGCCGAAGCGGTTTTTCGGCGCCGCCCGCAACATCGAGGAGGGCGGCAGCCTGACCATCATCGCCACCGCGCTGATTGATACCGGCAGCAAGATGGACGAGGTCATCTTCGAGGAGTTCAAGGGAACCGGCAACATGGAGCTGCACCTTGACCGGCGGCTGATGGACAAGCGTACCTTCCCCTGCATCGACATCAACAAGTCCGGCACCCGCCGCGAGGAGCTGCTGGTGGACCAGGCGACCCTGCAGCGCGTCTGGCTGCTGCGCAAGGTGCTCTCGACCATGAACGTGGTCGACAGCATGGAGTTTCTGCTCGACAAGCTCGGCGAAACCGACAGCAACCAGGAGTTTCTCGACAACATGAACCAGTAA
- the gluQRS gene encoding tRNA glutamyl-Q(34) synthetase GluQRS — translation MTREDRTTEYVGRFAPSPTGPLHFGSLVAAVGSYCLARQAGGRWLLRMEDLDRPRVVPGAADEILRGLETCGLEWDGEVLWQSRRDERYRAVIEALRRRGLVFDCGCSRREILASAPHPGEEGPVYPGTCRFGLPAGRKPRALRLRVPDEVVGFCDGLFGPQEQHLLTAVGDFVLKRADGLFAYQLAVVVDDHDSGVNQVVRGADLLGSTPRQIYLHQCLGWPHPRYLHLPLALAADGQKLSKRHGALPLRPRAAGRWLAAALEFLGQKVPAELRGAPPAEILAWGVAHFARERLPREAAVPDLPAED, via the coding sequence ATGACTCGGGAAGACAGAACGACGGAATATGTCGGCCGTTTCGCGCCCAGCCCGACCGGGCCGCTCCATTTCGGTTCCCTGGTGGCGGCGGTGGGCAGTTATTGCCTGGCACGCCAGGCTGGCGGGCGCTGGCTGCTGCGCATGGAGGATCTCGACCGGCCTCGGGTGGTGCCCGGTGCGGCGGACGAGATCCTGCGCGGGCTGGAGACGTGCGGTCTGGAATGGGACGGAGAGGTTCTCTGGCAGAGCCGGCGGGACGAGCGTTACCGCGCGGTGATCGAAGCCCTGCGGCGAAGGGGGCTGGTTTTCGACTGTGGCTGTTCGCGACGCGAGATCCTGGCCAGCGCGCCGCATCCGGGCGAGGAAGGGCCGGTCTATCCCGGAACCTGCCGCTTTGGTCTGCCCGCGGGCCGCAAGCCGCGGGCCCTGCGGCTGCGGGTGCCGGACGAGGTGGTCGGTTTTTGCGACGGTCTGTTCGGACCGCAGGAGCAGCACCTGCTGACGGCGGTGGGCGATTTTGTCCTGAAACGCGCCGACGGCCTGTTCGCCTATCAGCTGGCGGTGGTCGTCGACGACCACGACAGCGGGGTGAACCAGGTGGTGCGCGGCGCCGACCTGCTCGGCTCGACACCCCGGCAGATCTACTTGCATCAGTGCCTGGGGTGGCCGCATCCGCGCTACCTGCATCTGCCGCTGGCGCTGGCGGCGGACGGGCAGAAGCTGAGCAAGCGGCATGGCGCGTTGCCCCTGCGCCCTCGGGCGGCCGGGCGCTGGCTGGCGGCGGCGCTGGAATTTCTCGGCCAGAAGGTGCCGGCGGAGCTGAGGGGAGCTCCGCCGGCCGAGATCCTCGCCTGGGGGGTGGCGCATTTCGCCCGCGAAAGACTGCCCCGCGAGGCGGCGGTGCCCGATCTGCCGGCGGAGGACTGA
- a CDS encoding substrate-binding domain-containing protein yields the protein MRKLFAAWILGLVMTALPTAGRAVEAQLVSGAGPSTKIVQLFFEHFGKDPACRNYSFTVPAPSIKHRGGIQASDTYLFGRTGRPLNTKERGIGKEEIFLAKVPITFAVGLETGVQQLTLKQIEQIFTRRITNWKEVGGNDGQILLVGREATEALFSTLKRDFPFFREVTFDRIFRRDPQVVKFLMSPAGRLAIGFGAQPNFRKHNQLRVEGFSSGVSLGLAYDLKNADHPVVRAARAYAASDEWKRLVRQAGLLPAG from the coding sequence ATGCGAAAACTCTTTGCAGCCTGGATTCTCGGTCTCGTTATGACCGCACTGCCAACCGCCGGTCGCGCCGTCGAAGCACAACTTGTCTCCGGCGCCGGCCCCTCGACCAAGATCGTGCAGCTCTTCTTCGAGCATTTCGGCAAAGATCCGGCCTGCAGGAACTACAGCTTCACCGTCCCCGCCCCGTCCATCAAGCACCGGGGCGGCATCCAGGCGTCCGACACCTACCTCTTCGGCCGCACCGGCAGACCCCTGAACACCAAGGAACGCGGCATTGGCAAAGAAGAGATCTTTCTGGCCAAGGTGCCGATCACCTTCGCCGTCGGACTGGAGACCGGCGTTCAACAGCTGACCCTGAAACAGATCGAACAGATCTTCACCCGTCGGATTACCAACTGGAAAGAGGTCGGCGGCAACGACGGCCAGATCCTGCTGGTCGGCCGGGAAGCGACGGAGGCCCTCTTTTCGACCCTGAAGCGGGACTTCCCCTTTTTCAGGGAGGTGACCTTCGACCGGATTTTCCGCCGCGACCCGCAGGTGGTCAAATTTCTCATGTCCCCGGCCGGCAGGCTGGCCATCGGCTTCGGCGCCCAACCCAATTTCCGCAAGCACAACCAGCTCCGGGTGGAAGGGTTCTCCTCCGGCGTCAGCCTCGGCCTGGCCTACGACCTGAAAAACGCCGACCATCCCGTCGTCAGGGCCGCCCGCGCCTACGCCGCCAGCGACGAATGGAAGCGGCTGGTCCGCCAGGCCGGGCTGCTGCCTGCCGGCTGA
- a CDS encoding RrF2 family transcriptional regulator: MIITRATEYAIRALLHLSKQPRGQIVLKKDICAAQDITPAFLTKILQPLIKEGIVGSQRGVGGGFYLIKAPEEITLLDVVRAEEGPLYLNHCIAQEGICERDAFCPTHGAWKDIRNELMQTLAKYTFADLVATEARNLEKLGRSSGHSKAGC, encoded by the coding sequence GTGATCATCACCCGCGCCACCGAATACGCCATCCGGGCCCTGCTCCACCTGTCGAAACAGCCGCGCGGCCAGATCGTTCTGAAGAAGGACATCTGCGCCGCCCAGGACATCACCCCGGCCTTTCTGACCAAGATCCTGCAACCGCTGATCAAGGAAGGGATCGTCGGCTCTCAGCGGGGCGTCGGTGGCGGTTTCTACCTGATCAAGGCTCCGGAAGAGATTACCCTGCTCGACGTGGTCAGGGCTGAAGAAGGGCCACTCTATCTCAATCACTGTATCGCCCAGGAAGGAATCTGTGAAAGAGACGCCTTCTGCCCCACCCACGGCGCCTGGAAAGACATCCGCAACGAGCTGATGCAGACCCTCGCCAAGTACACCTTCGCCGACCTGGTCGCAACCGAAGCCAGAAATCTCGAAAAGCTGGGGCGATCCAGCGGCCATTCAAAGGCAGGCTGCTGA
- a CDS encoding DUF4019 domain-containing protein, which produces MSIRRLAIHTVLILAGLAIILWPRVENKIDPAKAASARAATERFLAMVDGDQFADSWNMSAALIRDKIPQEKWAGKLKLFRVQYGKMLERKEKEIRYSTEASGNNKGEFITLIFTADYERRKGAEETVTVMLEDDGNWRVGGFFVE; this is translated from the coding sequence ATGTCGATTCGACGTCTGGCGATACATACGGTGCTGATTCTGGCGGGACTCGCCATCATTCTCTGGCCGCGGGTCGAGAACAAGATCGATCCGGCCAAGGCGGCGTCGGCGCGGGCCGCGACCGAGCGGTTTCTGGCGATGGTGGATGGCGATCAGTTCGCCGACAGCTGGAACATGAGCGCCGCTTTGATCCGGGACAAGATTCCGCAGGAGAAGTGGGCCGGCAAGCTGAAGCTCTTTCGTGTCCAGTACGGCAAGATGCTGGAGCGCAAGGAGAAGGAGATCCGCTACTCCACCGAGGCGAGCGGCAACAACAAGGGGGAATTCATAACCCTGATTTTCACGGCCGACTATGAACGGCGCAAGGGCGCCGAGGAGACGGTGACCGTCATGCTGGAGGATGACGGCAACTGGCGGGTCGGCGGCTTTTTCGTCGAATAG